GCACTCAAATTTATTATTATTTAATTCTTAAGTAACTTTATAAATGAATAACGATAAGCAGTTTTGTTATTATAAAATAGTTGATCTTTTAGGTTAGATCAATACCCTTTGCAATTGGATTATTAGGATCGTGTATGGCTTATATTGTCGGTAATTTTTAGATAAGAATTACTATATAAAACACCTGTTTCGCATGTTTTATAACCTTTTTAAAAATGATTGGGATCTAATTAGACAGATAACTTATCTCATATCATTGATTTAAAACAATTATAATAAGTTATAAATTATGCTGTAAAAAATATTTAGGAGTGTATGCCGTTTGATTTTATATTAATATCTGTATTTAGTTTTAAGTATCGGTAGGTTTATAAGAGACTTGTGAGATTCATATTTTATTTGTATTTTTAATATTAGCTAAAATACCTTTTCAGTAACGGTATACCTAATTTGATTTAAAAGTGTATTATCAACTATAGATAATTAATAAATCAGGAATTTTTTTGCTAAGTGAGAATAAACAAATAGGTTACTAACTTTGCATCATTTTTGCTAGTAACCTGCATTATAATATTAAAATCTGGCTGGATTTTTAAGTTTAAGATATTGCCCCATAGTGACATTATTGTATTTTTCTTGCCACTCTTTCGGCATACCATGTTTCTTTAACCATGCCTTAGCTTCATCTGTGATTTCGGGTATTTTCCCATCGATATAAGGATTTGGACATACATCTGAACCTTGTGGTATCCGTTCCGTTACTCCTTTTCCAAACTCTATGGCTTCTTGTTGAGGAACTCCTGTAACCCATCCAGTAACACTGCCTCCGGGTGCAAAACCAATAATAATAGTATCATTATAACCAATATGATTCTTATTACGCGCATAGGAATAATATTGATGTGGTTTTACCATCTCTTGACGCGCCCACAATGGCATCACTAACTTTGTACGATAAAAAGTCTGGTCAGCAAAAGATACCCAACAAATAAAGAATTCCTCGGGTAAATCAGAATAGACTGGTAGGTGGCTAAATCCAAATCCCGTTTGCCATTGACCTGGCGTCTTATAATTTTTATTATCTCTAACGACAATATCAATAATTTTGTATTTATTAGATTGGGTTTTTATCATAGTACTAAATGCCTTAGCGTGGAAATAGTGTGGATAACGACCACTAATATACCATCTGCTGTAAGGCATTTTAGGTAAATTGGGATCGATTGGTTTAGATTTAATCGGTGATTGGCAACCACTGATCAGCGGCACTAAACAGAGGATGAACATGAATAATTTTAGCATAGGCTATCCTTATAATTAATCGATCGTCGTTGCTAATCTTATTGATGATTAGGATGAGGTTGATAAATTTGTAACAAACCAGTTATAGCATATTCTTTTCATTTCTAACTGATCTGCCAATTTTAACGATTTGCGCTACGTTTTTCTAACAACTTTTTCTCTATAAATTTATAATAAAAAGCGTTGTTATTGAATCAAGAAATGTACAATTATTATATAGAAAAACGGACCAAACACAGTATTTTAAGCATCTTTTAAGCGCATATGAGTGATAATAAAGTTTGATATAAATTATAAAATAAGCCATTCAAATTCTTTTTTATTATCAATAATAATTGCAAAATGAATGTCATATTAAATTAAAATATTATTTTTGTTTTCCTCGATGAAAAATTTTTAGTTCTAATCCTTTAGATAAACGAACAATATTACTACTATGTTTAATGAGTATTAGGCAAGATAACATGGCAACCGGCATGGTAAATTCTGGATGGATAAACCAAACGTACAAGGGCGCTAATAAAAAACTCACAATTGCAGCTAACGATGAGTAGCCAGTAAGGAATACGGTTGTTAGCCAAGTACAAATAAATAGTCCGGTAAAATCGAAACCGATCAAAACCATGGTTCCTAATGCCGTTGCGACCCCTTTCCCGCCACGAAAATGATAAAAACACGGGAAAATATGTCCTAAACAAGCTGCTATCGCAATGATTCCTAAATAAAAAGGTGAGATGGCTAACCGATAAGCTATATAAACAGGCAATAATCCCTTTAGCATATCGAATATTAGTACAAATAACGCGGGTAGTTTACCATTTACTCGCAACATATTTGTTGCCCCTGGATTATGAGAACCATAATCACAAGGGTTACGTAAATGCATAAATTTGCTAATGATAAACGACCCTGATAATGAACCTAGTAGGTAGGCAATAATTATCATAATTACGCTTAACAACAAGATATTTTCCTCATCTATCCGAAGTTAATTAGTTATTTTATATGAAAAAATATCGTTATTATTATCTTTAAATTATTTTTCTAGTATTGGTTTTAGATACATACCGGTATAAGATTGTTTGCATTTTGCAACTGTCTCAGGTGTACCTTCGGCAATTATTTCTCCACCACCACTTCCGCCTTCTGGTCCTAAATCAACAATCCAATCTGCCGTTTTGATCACATCAAGATTATGTTCAATCACTACAACAGTATTTCCACGATCTCGAAGTAAATGAAGTTGGTTAAGTAGTTGTTTTACATCTGCAAAATGTAAGCCCGTAGTGGGTTCATCAAGTATATAAAGTGTTTTCCCGGTATCACGTTTTGATAGCTCTTTCGCTAATTTAACGCGTTGTGCTTCACCACCAGATAAAGTGGTAGCCGATTGACCAATAGTAATATATGCTAAACCAACATCGACCAGTGTTTGCAATTTACGGGCAATCATAGGTACTGCATCAAAGAATTCTCGGCCTTCTTCTACGGTCATATCAAGAATTTCATTGATGGATTTGTCTTTATATTTGATTTCAAGTGTTTCACGATTATAACGTTTACCATGACATTGATCACACGCAACATAAATATCAGGTAAAAAATGCATCTCAACTTTGATTAATCCATCGCCTTGACAAGCTTCACAGCGTCCACCTTTTACATTAAAGCTAAACCGTCCGGGATTATAACCACGTGCGCGCGATTCCGGCACGCCGGCATAAAGTTCTCTGATCGCAGTAAAAAAACCAGTATAAGTAGCGGGATTTGAACGTGGCGTTCGCCCAATTGGGCTTTGGTCTATAGCAATAACTTTGTCAAAATGCTCTAGACCTTTAATTGCTTTATAAGGCGCTATTTCACTTTTTTCTGCCCGATTTAATTCATTTTGTGCTAGAGGATAAAGTGTATCATTAATTAAAGTTGATTTTCCTGAACCCGATACACCAGTTATACATGTAAATAAGCCAACTGGGATATTAAGTGTGACATCTTTCAAATTATTACCGGTAGCACCAATTAAAGATAGCATCTTTTTCTTATCGACTTTAGTACGTTTAGTCGGGATTTCGATCTTTTGCTTACCCGATAGATATTGCCCAGTAATTGATGCAGGATTAGCCATTACTTGTGCAGGCGTTCCTTGTGCCACAATGTCACCTCCGTGCACACCGGCTCCCGGTCCAATATCAATAAGATAATCAGCAGCTAACATGGCTTCTTCATCATGCTCAACAACAATTACAGTATTTCCTAGATCACGTAAATGGGTTAAGGTGTCTATTAATTTCGAATTATCACGTTGATGTAATCCAATTGAAGGTTCGTCAAGCACATACATGACGCCTACTAACCCCGCCCCAATTTGGCTTGCAAGTCGAATTCTTTGAGCTTCACCGCCTGATAGCGTTTCTGCCGAACGTGATAAATTTAAGTAATTTAATCCGACATTGATTAAAAATTGTAAGCGTTCATTAATTTCTTTAAGAATCTTATCGGCAATTTGTGCTCGTTGACCGGTCAATGTTAGAGAATCAAAAAAGGCTTTAGCATTTTGTATGCTCAACTCAGTAATAGCTGGTAAATTAGTGTCATTGATAAATACATTGCGTGCTTCAATTCGTAATCGAGATCCATGACAGCTCGGACAAGCACGATGACTAATATATTTAGCTAATTCTTCACGAATAGTTTGTGAATCCGTTTCTTTATATCGCCGACTTAAATTATTTAAAATGCCTTCAAATGGGTGAACACGTTTTACCGAGTCTCCCCGATCATTTGTGTATACGAATTGAATATCTTCACCATTGGAACCATTTAAAATAATATCTTGTATTTTTTTAGGAATGTCCTGAAATGGCAAATCAATATCAAAATGATAATGATTGGCTAGAGATTTTAACATTTGGAAAAAATAAAAATTCCGCCTATCCCAACCTTTAATTGCACCCGCAGCTAATGACACTTCTGGCATTTGTACAATTCGCTTCGGATCAAAAAACTGTTGCACCCCTAATCCATCACATTCAGGACAAGCACCTGCCGGATTATTGAATGAGAATAATCTTGGTTCTAACTCTGGAATGCTGTAACCACATATTGGGCAAGCAAAATTTGCTGATAAGATAAGTTCTTGACCGGTAGCATCATCTAGATTAGCGACTTTGACAATACCATTGGTAATAGCTAAGGTAGTTTCAATTGATTCAGCCAGCCGTAACTTTAGATCATCACGAATGCGGAAACGATCAACTACAACTTCGATAGTATGTTTTTTCTGGAGCTCAAGTTGTGGCGGTTCAGACAAATCATAAATATCGCCATCTACACGTACACGGGTATAACCGCTTGCTGATAATTGCTCAAATAACTTAACAAACTCACCTTTACGCTCAGTCACTACTGGTGCAAGAAGCATATAGCGATGTTCTTCAGGTAATGCCATTATGGAATCTACCATTTGTGATACAGTTTGAGCAGCAAGCGGTAGATGGTGAATTGGGCAACGTGGCTCACCAATACGAGCAAAAAGTAGTCGCAAATAGTCATAAATTTCGGTAATAGTACCGACAGTCGAACGTGGGTTATGCGATGTCGATTTTTGTTCTATCGAAATAGCGGGAGACAGACCTTCAATATGATCAACATCTGGTTTTTCCATTAATGATAAAAATTGTCGCGCATAGGCTGATAGTGATTCAACATAACGTCGCTGCCCTTCCGCATAAAGGGTATCAAATGCTAAGGATGATTTGCCTGATCCAGATAATCCTGTAATGATGACTAATTTATCACGCGGAATGGTAACATTTATGTTTTTCAGGTTGTGTGTTCTGGCACCACGAATTTCAATATCTTTAATTGACATGTATATCTTCTTTATCGACTCTAAACTAAATGGTTTTGAACTAAACGTTCAGTTAAACCTTGCCACTATATCAGTATTTGGCTAAAAAATATATTAATTATAAACATAGTCTTTTTATTATATTAAAATATAACACTATGAATTTTAATGATTAATAAAAATAAAAGTAAATATTTTTATTCATTAAATTTGGCTAGATTTATCTGAACTTATGAGCATAATTTAGAATTAGTCATGTCCTTATTAACTAAAATTGTAATATTATAATTCAAGTTAATGCTAGGCTCATTGATAACAGTCCCATTTGTGTTGTTTATTTTAAAAGAAATTATCAGAAATTAATTTAATGCTCATAACACAGGAAACAATGATCAACATAGGTCTAATCAATTTTTTCCCTTTTGATATAACCATTTTAGCGCCTAGACGGGCACCAATAAACTGTCCAACTAACATTACCAAACCAATAATCCAAAAGACTTTGCCACTAATAATAAAAAACAGTAACCCTGCCAAATTTGAAGTGAAATTAAGAACTTTTGTATGAGCAGTGGCTTTAGTGAGATTAAACCCCGCTAAAGTCACATAACCTAAAGCGTAAAATGAACCCGCTCCTGGTCCGAAAAAACCATCATAAAAACCAATAATCATGGCTACCAGAATAGCAAATTGTTGTTCTGATAGTCTCCGATTACGATCCTGCTCACCAATTGTAGGACATAATAGGAAATAAAGCCCCACGCTGATAGTCAGTATAGGTAATAATAATCGCAAATAATCAGCATTAATCTTTAATATTAAATAACTGCCTAGCAATGATCCAACAAATGCCAATGCAATTGATAATTTAATTTCTTTCAAATTCACCATACGCTGACGAACAAAATAAAGACTTGCCGAAAATGAACCGCCACAACTTTGTAATTTATTGGTAGCTAAAGCATTGGCAGGTGGGATACCTACAGCAAGCAATGCGGGGACTGTAAGGAGTCCACCACCTCCAGCTATTGAATCTATAAATCCAGCAATTAAGGCTACAGCAAATAAAATTGCCAATAATTGATAGGTCAGTTCCATGTTTTTATTGCCTATTAATGAACCAAATTTAAACGTAGATAAACATAACTAATTATAAAAATAACAGCTAGAATAGCGATTAAATACTTCATTGATTTATAGGATAAATTTGCTATTCGGCTTTTAAAAAAGAACTTATCAACGAGTATACCAATAGCTAACAATAAACAAAAACCACTGCTAAAATACAATTGAAAATCATCTAAACTCATTTTTATTTCACTTTCATCTTATAAATGCATTATTTAAGGCGGATTATTATTTAAAATATTGTCTAATTTCAACATCATTACATTGTGCACGATGTCGCAGATAATGATCCATCAATGTAATTGCAACCATTGCTTCAGCGATGGGAACCGCACGAATTCCGACACAAGGATCGTGTCTCCCATGAGTCGAAACAGTTACATCGTTGCCACGAACGTCAATGGACTGACCGGCAATTTCAATACTTGGCGTAGCTTTAAGTGCAATACTTGCCTGAATGGTTTGACCGCTACTAATGCCACCTAAAATACCCCCTGCATGGTTGGATTGAAAACCGTTAGTGGTAATTTCATCTCGATTTTGGCTACCTCGTTTATCGATCACGTTAAAGCCATCACCAATTTCCACACCTTTTACCGCATTAATGCTCATAAGCGCATGAGCTAAATCAGCATCTAACCGATCAAAAACCGGTTCTCCTAATCCAACTGGAACATTCTCAACAACAATTGTTACTTTTGCTCCAATTGAATCGCCGGATTTTTTTAATTCCCGTAAAAGTTCATCTAGATAAGGTAATTTTTGTTCATCAGCACAGAAAAACGGGTTTTGTTCGACTTGTTGCCAATCTTTAAGTTCACACTGGATATCACCCATTTGTGCCAAATAACCGCGAATTGTTAAACCAGCTTTTTCAAATAGGTATTTTTTAGCTATTGCCCCCGCAGCAACGCGCATTGCTGTTTCACGTGCTGAAGCACGTCCGCCACCGCGATAATCACGTACACCATATTTTTGTTGATAAGTATAATCAGCATGGCTAGGACGAAATATATCTTTTATACGACTATAATCTTGTGAGCGTTGATCCGTATTTTCAATCAATAGTCCTATACTTGTACCCGTTGTTTTACCCTCAAATACACCCGATAATATTTTGACTTGATCTGCTTCACGCCGTTGAGTGGTATATCGTGATGTACCTGGTTTTCGACGATCTAAATCATGTTGTAAATCGGCTTCAGTTAATTCTAATCCAGGTGGTACGCCATCAATAATACAACCCAAAGCTGATCCATGCGATTCTCCAAATGTGGTAACGTTAAAGAGTTTACCTATTGAATTTCCTGCCATAATTATCTTACCCTTTTATACATTATCTTGATTTATCGGTTATCTTACTATTAATCATTGCTAAATATCATTAAAACATATCTTTATATTCAATAAGTTGTTGTTTAGTTAGCATAAATACACCATCACCCCCATGTTTGAATTTAATCCATTTAAAGGGAATTTGAGGATAGTGTTTTTGTAATGCTACGCTACTATTACCCACTTCACAAATTAATATACCTAAATCAGATAAATGATCTGCGGCTTGCTTTAAAATCCGTATCACAATATCTAGTCCATCGACGCCTGCTGCTAGCGCTAATTCAGGTTCAATTTTAAATTCATCCGGTAGATCGTCCATATCTTCTTGATCGACATAAGGAGGGTTAGACACAATAATGTCATATTTAATCTCTGGTAAATCATTAAACAGATCCGATAATATTGGAAATACCCGATGTGTAAGTTGATGACCTTCAATATTAATTTGTGCGACTTCTAATGCGTCACTTGAAATATCAACCAGATCAACTTCGGCCTCTGGATATTGGTAAGCACACGCAATACCAATACAACCACTGCCAGTACAAAGATCTAAAATATTACCCGGTTCAAAGTCGATAATATCGGCAAAATGATTTGTAATTAACTCACCAATCGGCGAACGTGGGATTAATACACGTTCATCAATATAAAACTCTTGACCACAAAACCAAGCGCGATTAGTTAGATAAGGCGTTGGTATATGCTCCTGTGTACGAGCCAATACATTATCAATGATAGACTGTTTTTCTTCATCAGTAAGATTAGCTGCATAAAATTCTGCTGGTATGGTCAAAGGTAAATGAAGCGTCGGTAACACAAGCTGCTTGGCTTCGTCAATCGCATTATCTGTACCATGTCCGTAATAGATGTCAGAACAATTAAATAATGATGCTGCCCAACGAATATAATCTTGAACAGTGTGTAATTGATTGATGATATTACTCATAAAACTCCCAATGCGATTAGCTTGTAACTTGTTACCATTTACTCTTTGTAATTGGTTATTTTAGGGGTAATAAGGCGATAATACAAGGTAAGTTAAATAAGTTGTTTACCAGCTATAAATCAGCTTTTTCAATACGACATTTATAATGTTTATTATTGATATTTTTATTCGCTGTTTCCATTAGCCAAACCCAACATGCTAACGAAATAACATAAAATAACTAAATATTATTAAACTCAACCAATTATAAGAAAACTATTGCTACCATTAAAATGCATTGGATTTTATATTATACTTATTGACTAATTTTAGCTAAAACTAGCTAACAATCCAGTTATTACTAAGGACAAAACAACTATGCAACAATTACAAACGATCATTGAAGCAGCATTTGAACGTCGTGCTGAAATCACACCAACTAATGTTGATGTCGCAACACGCGATGCCATTAATCAAGCAATTGAACTTTTAGATAGCGGTAAAATGCGTGTAGCAGAAAAAATCAATGGTGGTTGGGTAACACATCAATGGTTAAAAAAAGCGGTACTTTTATCTTTTAGAATTAATGATAATCAATTAATCGATGGTGGAGAAACAAATTATTACGACAAAGTGCCATTAAAATTTGCTGACTATGATGAGGCGCGTTTCAAGCAAGAAGGCTTCCGTGTCGTACCGTCAGCGATTGCGCGTAAAGGTGCTTATGTGGCACGTAATACTGTGTTAATGCCTTCCTATGTTAATATTGGAGCGTATGTTGATGAAGGTACAATGGTTGATACTTGGGTAACCGTAGGGTCTTGTGCTCAAATTGGTAAAAATGTTCACCTTTCTGGTGGCGTAGGAATTGGGGGAGTATTAGAGCCACTACAAGCCAACCCTACTATTATTGAAGATAATTGCTTTATTGGTGCTCGCAGTGAAATTGTTGAAGGCGTTATCGTTGAAGAAGGTAGTGTTATTTCAATGGGCGTGTTTATTGGGCAAAGTACCCGTATCTATGATCGTGCGACAGGTGAAATTCATTATGGTCGTGTTCCGGCAGGATCAGTCGTTGTTTCAGGTAACTTACCATCTAAAGATGGTTCTTACAGTTTATATTGTGCTGTCATTGTGAAAAAAGTAGATGCTAAAACACGTGGTAAAGTCGGTATAAACGAATTACTTCGTACAATTGATTAATTGACATATAATTAAACTCGCTTAACTGATTTTAATTTATTTAATTATTATTTCGTCGCTCTGGTAGCGACGATTATTTTTTATGGGAGTAAATCATGCCTTCATTTGATATTGTGTCTGAAATTGATATGCCTGAAGTTCGTAATGGTGTTGAAAATGCCACGCGTGAACTTAGCACACGTTGGGATTTTCGCAATGTTCCAGCATCATTTGAACTAAATGAAAAAAATGAAACCATTAAAGTATCTAGTGAATCTGACTTTCAGGTACAACAATTACTAGATATCTTACGCGATAAACTTGCAAAACGAGGAATTGATGGCGGTGCATTAGAAATCCCTGAAGAGTTAGAACACAGTGGTAAAACTTACGCTACTACCGTTAAACTTAAACAAGGAATTGATAAAGAGTTA
Above is a genomic segment from Frischella perrara containing:
- the uvrA gene encoding excinuclease ABC subunit UvrA — translated: MKDIEIRGARTHNLKNINVTIPRDKLVIITGLSGSGKSSLAFDTLYAEGQRRYVESLSAYARQFLSLMEKPDVDHIEGLSPAISIEQKSTSHNPRSTVGTITEIYDYLRLLFARIGEPRCPIHHLPLAAQTVSQMVDSIMALPEEHRYMLLAPVVTERKGEFVKLFEQLSASGYTRVRVDGDIYDLSEPPQLELQKKHTIEVVVDRFRIRDDLKLRLAESIETTLAITNGIVKVANLDDATGQELILSANFACPICGYSIPELEPRLFSFNNPAGACPECDGLGVQQFFDPKRIVQMPEVSLAAGAIKGWDRRNFYFFQMLKSLANHYHFDIDLPFQDIPKKIQDIILNGSNGEDIQFVYTNDRGDSVKRVHPFEGILNNLSRRYKETDSQTIREELAKYISHRACPSCHGSRLRIEARNVFINDTNLPAITELSIQNAKAFFDSLTLTGQRAQIADKILKEINERLQFLINVGLNYLNLSRSAETLSGGEAQRIRLASQIGAGLVGVMYVLDEPSIGLHQRDNSKLIDTLTHLRDLGNTVIVVEHDEEAMLAADYLIDIGPGAGVHGGDIVAQGTPAQVMANPASITGQYLSGKQKIEIPTKRTKVDKKKMLSLIGATGNNLKDVTLNIPVGLFTCITGVSGSGKSTLINDTLYPLAQNELNRAEKSEIAPYKAIKGLEHFDKVIAIDQSPIGRTPRSNPATYTGFFTAIRELYAGVPESRARGYNPGRFSFNVKGGRCEACQGDGLIKVEMHFLPDIYVACDQCHGKRYNRETLEIKYKDKSINEILDMTVEEGREFFDAVPMIARKLQTLVDVGLAYITIGQSATTLSGGEAQRVKLAKELSKRDTGKTLYILDEPTTGLHFADVKQLLNQLHLLRDRGNTVVVIEHNLDVIKTADWIVDLGPEGGSGGGEIIAEGTPETVAKCKQSYTGMYLKPILEK
- the aroC gene encoding chorismate synthase, which encodes MAGNSIGKLFNVTTFGESHGSALGCIIDGVPPGLELTEADLQHDLDRRKPGTSRYTTQRREADQVKILSGVFEGKTTGTSIGLLIENTDQRSQDYSRIKDIFRPSHADYTYQQKYGVRDYRGGGRASARETAMRVAAGAIAKKYLFEKAGLTIRGYLAQMGDIQCELKDWQQVEQNPFFCADEQKLPYLDELLRELKKSGDSIGAKVTIVVENVPVGLGEPVFDRLDADLAHALMSINAVKGVEIGDGFNVIDKRGSQNRDEITTNGFQSNHAGGILGGISSGQTIQASIALKATPSIEIAGQSIDVRGNDVTVSTHGRHDPCVGIRAVPIAEAMVAITLMDHYLRHRAQCNDVEIRQYFK
- the plsY gene encoding glycerol-3-phosphate 1-O-acyltransferase PlsY; translation: MLLLSVIMIIIAYLLGSLSGSFIISKFMHLRNPCDYGSHNPGATNMLRVNGKLPALFVLIFDMLKGLLPVYIAYRLAISPFYLGIIAIAACLGHIFPCFYHFRGGKGVATALGTMVLIGFDFTGLFICTWLTTVFLTGYSSLAAIVSFLLAPLYVWFIHPEFTMPVAMLSCLILIKHSSNIVRLSKGLELKIFHRGKQK
- the dapD gene encoding 2,3,4,5-tetrahydropyridine-2,6-dicarboxylate N-succinyltransferase, which produces MQQLQTIIEAAFERRAEITPTNVDVATRDAINQAIELLDSGKMRVAEKINGGWVTHQWLKKAVLLSFRINDNQLIDGGETNYYDKVPLKFADYDEARFKQEGFRVVPSAIARKGAYVARNTVLMPSYVNIGAYVDEGTMVDTWVTVGSCAQIGKNVHLSGGVGIGGVLEPLQANPTIIEDNCFIGARSEIVEGVIVEEGSVISMGVFIGQSTRIYDRATGEIHYGRVPAGSVVVSGNLPSKDGSYSLYCAVIVKKVDAKTRGKVGINELLRTID
- a CDS encoding TSUP family transporter, whose product is MELTYQLLAILFAVALIAGFIDSIAGGGGLLTVPALLAVGIPPANALATNKLQSCGGSFSASLYFVRQRMVNLKEIKLSIALAFVGSLLGSYLILKINADYLRLLLPILTISVGLYFLLCPTIGEQDRNRRLSEQQFAILVAMIIGFYDGFFGPGAGSFYALGYVTLAGFNLTKATAHTKVLNFTSNLAGLLFFIISGKVFWIIGLVMLVGQFIGARLGAKMVISKGKKLIRPMLIIVSCVMSIKLISDNFF
- a CDS encoding YajQ family cyclic di-GMP-binding protein; the protein is MPSFDIVSEIDMPEVRNGVENATRELSTRWDFRNVPASFELNEKNETIKVSSESDFQVQQLLDILRDKLAKRGIDGGALEIPEELEHSGKTYATTVKLKQGIDKELAKKVIKLIKDSKLKVQTQIQGEQVRVTGKARDDLQAVIALVKGAELGQPFQFNNFRD
- a CDS encoding DUF2931 family protein; translated protein: MLKLFMFILCLVPLISGCQSPIKSKPIDPNLPKMPYSRWYISGRYPHYFHAKAFSTMIKTQSNKYKIIDIVVRDNKNYKTPGQWQTGFGFSHLPVYSDLPEEFFICWVSFADQTFYRTKLVMPLWARQEMVKPHQYYSYARNKNHIGYNDTIIIGFAPGGSVTGWVTGVPQQEAIEFGKGVTERIPQGSDVCPNPYIDGKIPEITDEAKAWLKKHGMPKEWQEKYNNVTMGQYLKLKNPARF
- the prmB gene encoding 50S ribosomal protein L3 N(5)-glutamine methyltransferase, producing the protein MSNIINQLHTVQDYIRWAASLFNCSDIYYGHGTDNAIDEAKQLVLPTLHLPLTIPAEFYAANLTDEEKQSIIDNVLARTQEHIPTPYLTNRAWFCGQEFYIDERVLIPRSPIGELITNHFADIIDFEPGNILDLCTGSGCIGIACAYQYPEAEVDLVDISSDALEVAQINIEGHQLTHRVFPILSDLFNDLPEIKYDIIVSNPPYVDQEDMDDLPDEFKIEPELALAAGVDGLDIVIRILKQAADHLSDLGILICEVGNSSVALQKHYPQIPFKWIKFKHGGDGVFMLTKQQLIEYKDMF